A DNA window from Arachis hypogaea cultivar Tifrunner chromosome 18, arahy.Tifrunner.gnm2.J5K5, whole genome shotgun sequence contains the following coding sequences:
- the LOC112771511 gene encoding uncharacterized protein isoform X1: MMSSSYHNHHLHCCVLLTFFIFHSSTSFVLSQKGLYFPTSVFVGQENGGNVLRLSSKGLKPERYIGFEIAAEPFESPPFPLAAERTRRKDPLDGFKVYTNGWNITDHHYWASATYTAVPIFVIAAIWFLGFGLCLLLFVSSYLCRKREPYGYSPTCYVLSLILLILFTIIAMIGCAVLYIGQGSFHRSTTKTLQYVVDQANSAQDKLRSVSDNLVQAKQVGIDRVFLPANVQTDIDAAQTKINAAAGTLAEQTKENSDNIQDLLDSVRMALIIIAAVMIVLTFLGFLFSIFGQQLLVYILIIAGWILVTGTFILCGLSLALHTVTTDTCVAINQWNMLPSATESTAMDEIMPCLDKATAKETLLRSKEVTSELVNLVNQIITNVSNINFAPNFTPLYYNQSGPLMPLLCDPFRPDLTDRQCDPREVSVSNATEVYSNFVCQVSPSEICITQGRLTPTFSNQVTSAITVANALNNNAPSLVQLQDCTFVLETLTEISTNHCPDLSRYSKWIYIGLVMISFSVMFSLIFWFVYVRERRHRLYAKESKGYTPPRTPARGWIPGRAQPPPPPPPRPARRSLPAPAPRRSLPAPPQRPALPAPSVHALELAQVPAWGQG, encoded by the exons ATGATGTCATCAAGCTACCACAACCACCACCTGCATTGTTGTGTTCTCCTCACATTCTTCATTTTCCACTCTTCTACTTCCTTTGTTCTCTCACAAAAAGGCCTTTACTTTCCAACTTCAG TTTTTGTAGGGCAAGAAAATGGAGGAAATGTTTTAAGGCTTTCTTCTAAGGGGTTAAAGCCAGAGAGGTATATTGGGTTTGAAATTGCAGCAGAACCATTTGAGAGCCCTCCATTTCCCTTAGCTGCAGagagaacaagaagaaaagaCCCTCTTGATGGCTTCAAAGTCTATACAAATGGATGGAATATCACTGACCACCATTATTGGGCT TCTGCAACATATACTGCAGTTCCGATATTCGTCATTGCAGCAATCTGGTTCTTGGGATTTGGCTTGTGCTTGTTGCTCTTCGTCTCTTCTTACTTGTGTCGTAAGCGTGAGCCTTATGGTTACTCTCCAACATGCTATGTTCTCTCCCTTATTCTCCTGATATTATTCACAATTATAGCAAT GATCGGATGTGCGGTCCTCTACATTGGACAGGGAAGTTTTCATCGTAGTACAACGAAAACATTGCAATATGTCGTAGATCAAGCCAATTCTGCCCAGGATAAACTCAGGAGTGTCTCGGATAATCTTGTTCAAGCAAAGCAGGTTGGAATTGATAGAGTTTTTCTCCCGGCTAATGTTCAAACCGATATTGATGCGGCGCAAACAAAGATCAATGCTGCAGCTGGCACACTTGCTGAGCAAACAAAGGAGAACTCCGACAACATACAAGATCTCTTAGATTCTGT GAGGATGGCACTTATCATCATAGCTGCTGTTATGATAGTCTTGACATTTCTTGGATTTT TGTTCTCAATATTTGGCCAACAGCTCCTTGTGTATAT CTTGATAATCGCAGGATGGATTCTTGTTACCGGTACCTTTATATTATGTGGCTTGTCCCTCGCTCTCCACAC TGTGACAACAGACACTTGTGTAGCGATAAATCAGTGGAACATGCTTCCCAGTGCCACTGAAAGCACAGCCATGGATGAGATTATGCCATGCTTGGACAAAGCCACTGCAAAAGAAACATTGCTAAGAAGCAAAGAAGTCACTTCTGAGCTAGTCAATTTGGTCAACCAGATCATCACAAATGTTTCCAACATAAATTTCGCCCCAAATTTCACGCCTCTGTACTATAATCAATCCGGTCCGTTGATGCCGCTCCTTTGCGATCCGTTCCGGCCTGATCTGACTGATAGACAGTGTGATCCTCGTGAAGTGAGCGTAAGCAATGCCACAGAG GTTTATAGCAACTTTGTGTGCCAAGTTTCACCATCTGAGATATGCATAACCCAAGGACGATTAACCCCTACATTCTCCAACCAAGTTACCTCTGCAATAACCGTCGCAAACGCCTTGAACAACAATGCTCCTTCCCTTGTTCAGCTACAAGACTGCACCTTCGTTCTCGAAACTCTTACCGAGATATCAACCAACCATTGTCCTGATCTAAGCCGTTACTCCAAATGGATCTACATTGGATTGGTTATGATCTCTTTCTCCGTTATGTTCTCTTTGATCTTTTGGTTTGTATATGTAAGAGAGCGAAGACACCGTTTGTATGCAAAAGAATCTAAAGGATATACTCCTCCGCGAACACCAGCACGGGGATGGATACCAGGACGAGCACaaccaccaccgccaccaccaccacgaCCGGCTAGAAGATCGCTGCCAGCACCAGCGCCACGAAGATCGTTGCCAGCACCACCACAGCGACCTGCACTACCGGCACCATCAGTACATGCGCTTGAGCTTGCTCAAGTCCCTGCATGGGGACAAGGATGA
- the LOC112771511 gene encoding uncharacterized protein isoform X2, with protein sequence MMSSSYHNHHLHCCVLLTFFIFHSSTSFVLSQKGLYFPTSGQENGGNVLRLSSKGLKPERYIGFEIAAEPFESPPFPLAAERTRRKDPLDGFKVYTNGWNITDHHYWASATYTAVPIFVIAAIWFLGFGLCLLLFVSSYLCRKREPYGYSPTCYVLSLILLILFTIIAMIGCAVLYIGQGSFHRSTTKTLQYVVDQANSAQDKLRSVSDNLVQAKQVGIDRVFLPANVQTDIDAAQTKINAAAGTLAEQTKENSDNIQDLLDSVRMALIIIAAVMIVLTFLGFLFSIFGQQLLVYILIIAGWILVTGTFILCGLSLALHTVTTDTCVAINQWNMLPSATESTAMDEIMPCLDKATAKETLLRSKEVTSELVNLVNQIITNVSNINFAPNFTPLYYNQSGPLMPLLCDPFRPDLTDRQCDPREVSVSNATEVYSNFVCQVSPSEICITQGRLTPTFSNQVTSAITVANALNNNAPSLVQLQDCTFVLETLTEISTNHCPDLSRYSKWIYIGLVMISFSVMFSLIFWFVYVRERRHRLYAKESKGYTPPRTPARGWIPGRAQPPPPPPPRPARRSLPAPAPRRSLPAPPQRPALPAPSVHALELAQVPAWGQG encoded by the exons ATGATGTCATCAAGCTACCACAACCACCACCTGCATTGTTGTGTTCTCCTCACATTCTTCATTTTCCACTCTTCTACTTCCTTTGTTCTCTCACAAAAAGGCCTTTACTTTCCAACTTCAG GGCAAGAAAATGGAGGAAATGTTTTAAGGCTTTCTTCTAAGGGGTTAAAGCCAGAGAGGTATATTGGGTTTGAAATTGCAGCAGAACCATTTGAGAGCCCTCCATTTCCCTTAGCTGCAGagagaacaagaagaaaagaCCCTCTTGATGGCTTCAAAGTCTATACAAATGGATGGAATATCACTGACCACCATTATTGGGCT TCTGCAACATATACTGCAGTTCCGATATTCGTCATTGCAGCAATCTGGTTCTTGGGATTTGGCTTGTGCTTGTTGCTCTTCGTCTCTTCTTACTTGTGTCGTAAGCGTGAGCCTTATGGTTACTCTCCAACATGCTATGTTCTCTCCCTTATTCTCCTGATATTATTCACAATTATAGCAAT GATCGGATGTGCGGTCCTCTACATTGGACAGGGAAGTTTTCATCGTAGTACAACGAAAACATTGCAATATGTCGTAGATCAAGCCAATTCTGCCCAGGATAAACTCAGGAGTGTCTCGGATAATCTTGTTCAAGCAAAGCAGGTTGGAATTGATAGAGTTTTTCTCCCGGCTAATGTTCAAACCGATATTGATGCGGCGCAAACAAAGATCAATGCTGCAGCTGGCACACTTGCTGAGCAAACAAAGGAGAACTCCGACAACATACAAGATCTCTTAGATTCTGT GAGGATGGCACTTATCATCATAGCTGCTGTTATGATAGTCTTGACATTTCTTGGATTTT TGTTCTCAATATTTGGCCAACAGCTCCTTGTGTATAT CTTGATAATCGCAGGATGGATTCTTGTTACCGGTACCTTTATATTATGTGGCTTGTCCCTCGCTCTCCACAC TGTGACAACAGACACTTGTGTAGCGATAAATCAGTGGAACATGCTTCCCAGTGCCACTGAAAGCACAGCCATGGATGAGATTATGCCATGCTTGGACAAAGCCACTGCAAAAGAAACATTGCTAAGAAGCAAAGAAGTCACTTCTGAGCTAGTCAATTTGGTCAACCAGATCATCACAAATGTTTCCAACATAAATTTCGCCCCAAATTTCACGCCTCTGTACTATAATCAATCCGGTCCGTTGATGCCGCTCCTTTGCGATCCGTTCCGGCCTGATCTGACTGATAGACAGTGTGATCCTCGTGAAGTGAGCGTAAGCAATGCCACAGAG GTTTATAGCAACTTTGTGTGCCAAGTTTCACCATCTGAGATATGCATAACCCAAGGACGATTAACCCCTACATTCTCCAACCAAGTTACCTCTGCAATAACCGTCGCAAACGCCTTGAACAACAATGCTCCTTCCCTTGTTCAGCTACAAGACTGCACCTTCGTTCTCGAAACTCTTACCGAGATATCAACCAACCATTGTCCTGATCTAAGCCGTTACTCCAAATGGATCTACATTGGATTGGTTATGATCTCTTTCTCCGTTATGTTCTCTTTGATCTTTTGGTTTGTATATGTAAGAGAGCGAAGACACCGTTTGTATGCAAAAGAATCTAAAGGATATACTCCTCCGCGAACACCAGCACGGGGATGGATACCAGGACGAGCACaaccaccaccgccaccaccaccacgaCCGGCTAGAAGATCGCTGCCAGCACCAGCGCCACGAAGATCGTTGCCAGCACCACCACAGCGACCTGCACTACCGGCACCATCAGTACATGCGCTTGAGCTTGCTCAAGTCCCTGCATGGGGACAAGGATGA
- the LOC112772923 gene encoding flotillin-like protein 4 → MKFKVANASEYLVITGAGIKDVKLAKKAWVLPWQSCTTLDLSPVNYTFELQAMSAEKLPFKLPSVFTIGPRVDDHECLLKYAKLLSSHDKLSNDVNDLVQGVIEGETRVLAASMTMDQIFRGTKEFKQGVFEKVQLELNQFGLLIYNANVKQLVDVPGHEYFSYLGKKTQMEAANQAKVDVAEAKKKGEVGAKLREGETLQNAAKIDAETKIIATQKKGEGDKEEINVRTSVKVFENLKEAEVAEANAELARKKAEWSKVAKLAEMETTKAVSLREAELQGEVERMNAKAKTEKLRADYLTKASVEYETKAQEANWELYKKQKEAEAVLFQKEKEAEAQKKLAEAQFFARQQTADAQLYAKKKEAEGLMALGKAQGAYLKTLHEAVGGNYAALRDYLMIEGGMYQEIAKINGDAVRGLKPNISIWTNGNDEGSDGGSALKEVAGLYKMLPPLFKTVEEQTGMLPPAWMGTLTQKNVDQTSLK, encoded by the exons ATGAAGTTCAAGGTAGCGAATGCATCGGAATACCTGGTAATAACAGGTGCAGGGATCAAAGACGTGAAGCTTGCGAAGAAAGCATGGGTATTGCCATGGCAATCATGCACCACCTTGGACCTTTCTCCGGTAAACTACACGTTCGAGCTCCAAGCCATGAGCGCCGAGAAGCTCCCTTTCAAGCTTCCTTCGGTGTTCACAATTGGTCCACGTGTTGACGATCACGAGTGTCTCCTAAAGTACGCCAAGCTCCTCTCGTCCCATGATAAGCTCTCCAACGACGTTAATGATCTGGTCCAAGGAGTCATTGAGGGCGAGACGCGTGTTCTCGCAGCTTCTATGACTATGGATCAGATCTTCAGGGGAACCAAGGAGTTCAAGCAAG GTGTGTTCGAGAAGGTTCAGCTGGAACTGAATCAGTTTGGGCTGCTGATCTACAATGCCAATGTGAAGCAACTGGTGGACGTGCCGGGACATGAGTACTTCTCTTACTTGGGCAAGAAGACTCAGATGGAGGCCGCAAATCAGGCCAAGGTTGATGTTGCTGAGGCCAAGaagaagggtgaggttggtgccAAGCTCAGGGAAGGCGAGACGCTCCAGAATGCGGCCAAGATCGATGCTGAGACGAAGATCATTGCCACTCAGAAGAAAGGCGAGGGCGATAAGGAGGAGATCAAC GTGAGGACATCAGTGAAGGTGTTCGAGAACTTGAAGGAAGCAGAGGTGGCAGAGGCAAATGCAGAGCTGGCAAGAAAGAAGGCGGAGTGGTCGAAGGTGGCTAAGTTGGCGGAAATGGAGACTACAAAGGCAGTGTCTTTGAGGGAGGCAGAGCTGCAGGGCGAGGTTGAGAGGATGAATGCTAAGGCGAAGACTGAGAAACTTAGAGCTGATTACCTTACCAAGGCAAGCGTTGAGTATGAGACCAAG GCACAAGAGGCCAACTGGGAACtatacaagaaacaaaaagaagcaGAAGCAGTTCTTTTCCAGAAGGAGAAAGAAGCTGAAGCACAAAAGAAATTAGCAGAGGCACAGTTTTTCGCTCGCCAACAAACCGCCGATGCACAGCTATACGCGAAGAAGAAGGAGGCAGAGGGGCTTATGGCATTAGGGAAAGCCCAAGGTGCATATCTAAAGACACTCCATGAAGCAGTTGGAGGAAACTATGCAGCTCTAAGGGACTACTTGATGATAGAGGGTGGAATGTATCAAGAGATTGCTAAGATTAATGGCGACGCAGTACGTGGACTCAAGCCGAATATCAGCATTTGGACTAATGGCAATGACGAAGGCAGTGATGGCGGTAGTGCTTTGAAGGAGGTTGCCGGTCTGTATAAGATGCTGCCACCTTTGTTTAAGACAGTTGAAGAACAAACTGGTATGCTGCCTCCAGCTTGGATGGGAACCTTGACTCAAAAGAATGTGGATCAAACTTCTCTAAAGTGA